The bacterium genomic interval ACACTTCGCTCAGCTTCACAGAACGAAGAGGAAGTGATTGGTGCTAAGTCAGCGGCAGATATTTTAAACTTTGTAGATCGTAATAATGAAGAGAGAATCATTAGTGAGATTGAAGAAATGTATCCTGAGATGGCCGAACAAATCAGAAATCTCATGTTCACATTTGAGGATATGAAGGCTATTGATGACAAGGGCATACAGGCAATTATGAAAGAGGTGCCACGAGATCAATTGGTATTAGCCCTTAAAACTGCATCACCAGAACTTTCTGAGCTTTTATTTAGAAATGTTTCCAAACGTGCCGGTGAAATGATTCGAGAAGACCTTGAAATCCTTGGACCAACGAAGCTCAAAGATGTTGAAAAGGCTCAACAGGGCATCGTTGATGTGGTACGACGACTTGAAGCCGAAGGAAAAGTTGTCA includes:
- a CDS encoding flagellar motor switch protein FliG, with translation TLRSASQNEEEVIGAKSAADILNFVDRNNEERIISEIEEMYPEMAEQIRNLMFTFEDMKAIDDKGIQAIMKEVPRDQLVLALKTASPELSELLFRNVSKRAGEMIREDLEILGPTKLKDVEKAQQGIVDVVRRLEAEGKVVIQSGSDEEQYV